A single genomic interval of Carassius auratus strain Wakin chromosome 30, ASM336829v1, whole genome shotgun sequence harbors:
- the LOC113049779 gene encoding uncharacterized protein LOC113049779 codes for MEFTHQYFWALLLLAIILVSLMIVMIFIIINVCISKRAARYSTQAKPNHYGDRNVKHENEQVHHKELEIEKPPLPSRDQFKSMESVDQGYEDLEPASDYVEVEDEMNLPAPQQPIFTPHYTTVETKSQDTVSEDYDDVEIPVNYDSEDYDDIG; via the exons ATGGAGTTTACGCATCAGTATTTCTGGGCTTTATTACTGCTGGCCATCATTCTGGTATCTCTGATGATAGTAATGATTTTCATAATCATCAACGTTTGCATCAGTAAAAGAG CTGCTAGGTACAGTACACAAGCAAAACCAAATCATTACGGTGACAGAAATGTAAAACACGA GAACGAACAAGTTCATCATAAAGAGCTTGAGATAGAGAAACCACCTTTACCTTCCAGAGACCAGTTCAAATCCATGGAATCTg TGGATCAGGGTTATGAGGATTTGGAGCCTGCGTCAGACTATGTGGAGGTCGAGGATGAGATGAACCTTCCTGCCCCGCAGCAACCCATCTTCACTCCACACTACACCACCGTCGAGACTAAGAGTCAAGACACCGTTTCTGAGGATTATGACGACGTTGAAATCCCTGTTAACTATGACAGCGAGGACTATGATGACATAGGATAA
- the LOC113049776 gene encoding derlin-2, which yields MAYQTVRQEYLQIPVVTRAYTTACVLTTAAVQLELITPFQLYFNPDLILKNYQVWRLITNFLFFGPVGFNFLFNMIFLYRYCRMLEEGSFRGRTADFVFMFLFGGLLMTIFGTFVNLVFLGQAFTIMLVYIWSRRNPNVRMNFFGLLNFQAPFLPWVLMGFSLLLGNSIIVDLLGIAVGHVYYFLEDVFPNQPGGSRWLRTPSILKMLFDTPEEDADYNPLPEERPGGFAWGEGQRLGG from the exons ATGGCTTACCAGACAGTCCGACAGGAATATTTACAGATCCCTGTGGTCACAAGAGCTTATACCACCGCCTGCGTACTCACTACAGCCGCCGTG CAATTAGAGCTCATCACACCTTTCCAGCTTTACTTCAACCCAGATTTAATATTGAAGAATTACCAG gTATGGCGGCTAATAACcaactttttgttttttggtcCGGTTGGGTTCAACTTCTTATTCAACATGATATTTTT GTACCGATACTGTCGGATGCTGGAGGAGGGCTCCTTCAGAGGGAGAACTGCTGACTTTGTCTTTATGTTCCTCTTCGGTGGCCTTCTCATGACT ATTTTTGGCACGTTTGTGAATCTTGTGTTTTTAGGTCAGGCTTTCACCATCATGCTCGTGTACATCTGGAGCAGGAGGAACCCAAACGTGCGCATGAATTTCTTCGGCCTTCTGAATTTCCAGGCCCCCTTCCTCCCGTGGGTGCTCATGGGATTCTCCCTGCTGCTGGGGAACTCCATCATTGTGGATCTTTTAG GCATCGCAGTGGGACATGTGTACTACTTTTTGGAGGATGTGTTTCCCAACCAACCAGGTGGTAGCAGATGGCTGAGGACTCCCTCCATCCT TAAGATGCTGTTTGACACACCAGAGGAAGATGCCGACTACAACCCTCTCCCTGAGGAGCGTCCAGGAGGCTTTGCCTGGGGTGAGGGTCAGAGACTAGGAGGCTAG
- the LOC113049777 gene encoding protein MIS12 homolog translates to MAGSGVSVGSESLQLYEAQFFGFTPETCTVRVRDAFRDSLNHILVAVESVFVKRLCPGQDPPAELRLTARESTQKLRQFLHERFEIMFQRMKGMLMDRVLSIPHNVLLPDDQLHQKYPEGKEDLMKLQDSIANLLQAYEAEVCAKQALLAELEEQKETQKQLDEVLKWIEELRISWRREGMGNVQDGIRHMMETVGQLQEVVGKINKRNKNLDEV, encoded by the exons ATGGCGGGGAGCGGAG TTTCAGTGGGATCTGAATCCCTCCAGCTGTATGAAGCACAGTTCTTCGGCTTCACCCCAGAGACCTGCACTGTACGAGTTCGCGATGCATTTCGAGACTCCCTCAATCACATATTGGTCGCTGTTGAATCGGTGTTCGTGAAGAGATTGTGTCCTGGCCAGGATCCGCCAGCAGAACTCAGACTGACAGCCCGAGAGAGCACCCAAAAACTGCGGCAGTTCTTACATGAGCGCTTTGAAATCATGTTTCAGCGCATGAAGGGGATGCTGATGGACCGCGTCCTGTCCATCCCTCACAACGTCCTACTGCCCGATGACCAGCTGCACCAGAAGTACCCAGAAGGCAAAGAAGACCTCATGAAGCTGCAGGACTCCATTGCCAATCTGCTGCAGGCTTATGAAGCTGAGGTGTGCGCCAAGCAAGCGCTTCTCGCTGAACTTGAGGAGCAGAAAGAAACTCAGAAACAACTGGATGAGGTGCTGAAATGGATCGAGGAACTGCGAATTTCATGGAGACGAGAGGGAATGGGAAATGTCCAAGACGGCATTCGACACATGATGGAGACTGTGGGCCAACTGCAGGAAGTTGTAGGAAAGATTAACAAGCGAAATAAGAACCTGGATGAAGTTTGA